GATTTTTTCTCTGCACTTTTTCTGTCCCCTTCCTCATGCGATTAGCTTCATTAAGTCTTTCAGCCGGTTGGAATAGCCCCACTCATTGTCGTACCATCCGCCGACCTTTATTGTCCTTCCATTCACTCTCGTGAGGTCTGGGTCAAATATGCAGGAGTGCGGATTTCCGATGATGTCTGAGCTAACTATTGGGTCATCGGCATATTCCAGGATTCCAAAAAGTGCCTCTGTCTCTGCCTTGAACAGGTTGTTTATCATTTCAGCCGTAACTTCCTTTTTGACGTTTACCACAAGGTCGGTCAGGCTTCCGTCTGGGACAGGAACCCTTGCAGCTATTCCGTCAAGCTTTCCCTTGAGTGCAGGTATTATCTCGCCAATTGACTTTGCAGCACCGCTCGTTGTCGGAATAATGGACATGGCGGCAGCTCTTGCCCGCCGTAAGTCCTTATGGGGCAGGTCAAGTATCTTCTGGTCGTTAGTGTATGCGTGAATGGTGGTCATAAACCCGTTTTCTATCTCAAAGGCATCATTAAGTATGTTTGCCATAGGGGCAAGGCAGTTGGTTGTGCAGCTTGCCATTGAAATTATGCTGTCGCTGTCTTCATAGGTTTCCTCGTTTACCCCGAGGACAATTTGCTTTATTTCGCCGTCACCCTTTGGGGGAGCCGAGATGATGACTTTTCTTGCACCAGCAGTAAGGTGCTTTTCCGCGCCTTCCTTGGTGACGAAGAGCCCAGTTGATTCGAGCACAATATCTACACCTAGGTCTTTCCAGGGGAGGTTAAGCGGGTCTTTTTCTGCCAGTATTTTTATCCTCTGGTCATCAACTACAATGCAGTCCCCCTCAGCCAGGATTTTATTTTGCAGGACGCCGTGTACGGAGTCATACTTCAAGAGGTGCGCAAGCGTTTTTGCGTCCGTCAGGTCGTTTATTGCAACTACTTCAAAGTTCTTCTGAAATTCAGGGTCGTTAAAAGTCGTCCTTAGGAAACATCTGCCGATTCTTCCAAAGCCGTTAATCGCGATTTTCACGGTCTCCATTTAGATATTATGCTAGCTATTTTAACTAGTTATTTACGGGGCTTCTGCCCTTCAGGCACAGGTTTTTGTGGCCTATGGGCAGGACGAGTATTTTGGGATATTTTTCAGGTAAAGCTTAATCTAAATTATATATGTTATGGCATTAATGCCCCAGAGTTGCGCTTCTGGCTATTTTAGTGTTAGTAGCTTATCCAATTTGAGTAGGGCAGTATTTTGTTTCTCTGCATTCAGTATGGCTTCCTTGACAGCATTACCACCGGGCATGGGCTTTTCGGTAGAATTTCCTTACCTAACTTTGCATTATGCGTTCATCATTATGGGCGCTCTCTTTCTTCTTAGCGCATTGCTGTTTGTAAAACTGATTCGAAAGGGGAAGCGTCCGTCGGAATTTTCTCCATACGAAGGTATGCTGCAGGAAGAAAAAAAGCTTTTAAGTGGGGCGGAAGCCGAAGTGAAGGCGCTTGAAAGGTTTGACCAGAAGCTTGCAGGCGCTTCTGCCAGCGAAAATCGGAAGACTCTTAATGAAGGCAGGGAAAAGCGGGAATAGTGTTGACTTATTATATAAATAGCCCAGTATATTATGCTTGAATTTTACATCTCATTTGCGAGAATTCTTCTTGCTATTTGCCTTGGCGGAATAATTGGCATCGAGCGTGAGAGAAACCACAAGCCTGCAGGGATGAGAACACACATGCTGGTTGCGATGGGCTCCTGCCTGTTTACCCTCTCATCAATAAGCCTGGGAACAGACCCTGCGAGAATTGCCGCAAGCATCGTAACTGGCATTGGTTTCATTGGCGCAGGGACTATCATTGGCGAGAGGTCAAACAAGATTGTAGGCATAACTACTGCAGCGTCTCTCTGGACAACTGCCGGAATAGGGATGCTGGCGGGAATCGGCGAGTACCCGATAGCTGTTGCCGCTTCATTTGCTGTTTTGTTTATACTACTCTTTGACTTTGTGGTAAAAAAACTGGTTTGACCTATCTGCAGATGTGAACTGAAAAGTTGTAATGCAAGCATATCCTTCTTTGCTTACAAAATGGCATACCTTATATATCTTTCCCTGCTTCTTAGAGTATGGATAAGAAAATTGCAACCCCTCGTTTTTTTGGGATCCTTCTAGTGCTTATGGTTTCATTTTCCCTGTTTGCCCCGGCATATGCTTATGAAGGCCAGGTAATTATTTTCAGGGATGATGATGCCCAGCCGATATGGATGGTAAATGTAACGCTAAAGAACCTTACCAATACCTTGATTCAGAACGGCATTCCCCAGACGATCGGCGTCATACCAAACACCTCCAGCGGATACAGCTTGGCTAATGACGCAAACTTCAGAGATTACCTTAACTCCATAAAATCAGAGCCGACAGTCGAGCTTGCGCTCCATGGATACAACCATGAAGAAAATGAGTTCAAGGATATTACCCTTGAACAGGCAGAAAGCAGGATTGAATGGGGGGTGTCATTGATGCAGTCCCAGCTTGGAGTTAATCCAAAGACATTTATCCCTCCCTACCATGAGTTTAACGAAAACACCCTTAATGCCTGTGCAAGCCATGGCTTTACTGGCTTTTCAGCT
This genomic window from Candidatus Aenigmatarchaeota archaeon contains:
- the gap gene encoding type I glyceraldehyde-3-phosphate dehydrogenase encodes the protein METVKIAINGFGRIGRCFLRTTFNDPEFQKNFEVVAINDLTDAKTLAHLLKYDSVHGVLQNKILAEGDCIVVDDQRIKILAEKDPLNLPWKDLGVDIVLESTGLFVTKEGAEKHLTAGARKVIISAPPKGDGEIKQIVLGVNEETYEDSDSIISMASCTTNCLAPMANILNDAFEIENGFMTTIHAYTNDQKILDLPHKDLRRARAAAMSIIPTTSGAAKSIGEIIPALKGKLDGIAARVPVPDGSLTDLVVNVKKEVTAEMINNLFKAETEALFGILEYADDPIVSSDIIGNPHSCIFDPDLTRVNGRTIKVGGWYDNEWGYSNRLKDLMKLIA
- a CDS encoding MgtC/SapB family protein — its product is MLEFYISFARILLAICLGGIIGIERERNHKPAGMRTHMLVAMGSCLFTLSSISLGTDPARIAASIVTGIGFIGAGTIIGERSNKIVGITTAASLWTTAGIGMLAGIGEYPIAVAASFAVLFILLFDFVVKKLV
- a CDS encoding DUF2334 domain-containing protein, which codes for MDKKIATPRFFGILLVLMVSFSLFAPAYAYEGQVIIFRDDDAQPIWMVNVTLKNLTNTLIQNGIPQTIGVIPNTSSGYSLANDANFRDYLNSIKSEPTVELALHGYNHEENEFKDITLEQAESRIEWGVSLMQSQLGVNPKTFIPPYHEFNENTLNACASHGFTGFSAGVEEPHAWEEYPEGLFHVPATADFEDWDNGGVMKGSEEVIEDCEDSLNGLNVCIIMFHHWKFSEDGENVSPEHYQSMLEVIEWAKEKQSQGAKLMTLGEYVLTLSEEDNTTNTTVNNTTNTTVNNTTNTTVNNTTN